The sequence GACATAATGACATTGAATAATTCTCTACGCCTCTCATTTTCGACATTAAAATAATTATCCGCGGAGCTGAAAATTCCGGTAAATTTCAGTGTCAAAAGCACCCGAATTAAATACCAATAAGTCATGAGTCAGGACTTTATATTTATCAGTGTGCTGCTTATTTAACGTTTACTAAATATCTTCTCATACCCTTTTTATTTTGGGAAACTGGAATGATTGACCTCAAACCGTCCAGCTATTTGAAACAACCTCAGCCTGTTTCAGGATCAACTCTATCGCATGAGGTGTTTTATCTGGCGGATACTTATATTTACGCAGCGTCTGACGCACAAGGATACGCAACCGCGCCCGGACGCTTTCACGTACCTGCCAGTCAACGGTTGTGGATTGACGCAATTTTTGCGTGACTTCGATCGCCAGTTTCTTAAGAACGTCATCACCCAACTCTCGTACCGCGCTTTCGTTTTCCGCCAGCGCATCGTAGAACGCGATCTCGTCTGGGTTTAGTCCCAGCGCTTCATCACGCGCCATCGCTTGCTGAAACTCTTTCGCCATCTGGATCAATTCTTCAATCACCTGCGCAGTTTCAATGGCGCGATTATTGTATTTGAGCAGTACGGCTTTCAGGCGCTCTGAATATTTCTTCTCTTGTACCACATTGTTTTTGGTGCGGGCATGAATGCCATCGTTCAACAGTTTCTCCAGCAACTCTACGGCCAGATTGCGCTGCGGCATTTCACGCACTTCTTCCAGAAACTCGTCTGATAATAATCCAATATTCGGCTTATCCAACCCAGCCAGCGCAAACACATCATCCACGCCCGTCGCAATAATGGCGTTATCGAGGATCTTACCAAGAAGCGTGTTTTTCTCTGACTGACTGAATTTTTTATCGGTGGTTGTTAGTTTAATGATCGCCACTTTCACCGCCGACAGAAACGCTATCTCTTTTTGCAATGGTTTGGCTTCATCCAGTGTACTGCAAAGCGACCAGGCTTTGTTCATCGCCAGCACGACATCGAAAAAGCGCTTCTTACCATCATCAAGACCCAGCACGTAATCTGCTGCTTTAAGTAAAAACCGTTGAGGCATCTCTTCAAAACCGGTGTAATCAAACCCGGCGGCTGTCGGCGTTTTGGCAAACATGCCGTGGATCACATCCAGTTTTTCAAGCAGGATGGCGAACGCTTCATGAGCATCGACGGTAGTCTGCCCTTTACCTTTTGAATCGGTATAGGTTTTTAACGCCTGTTTCAGTTCATTGGCGATACCGATGTAATCCACCACTAAACCGCCCGGTTTATCTTTGAAGACGCGGTTGACGCGGGCAATGGCTTGCATCAGGTTATGCCCACGCATCGGTTTGTCTATATACATAGTGTGGCAGCATGGGGCATCAAATCCGGTAAGCCACATATCGCGCACAATCACCAGTTTCAGCGGATCGTTGAGATCTTTGAAACGTGCTTCGAGGCGTTTTTGGGTTTGCTTATTGTAGATGTGTGCCTGGAGATGTTCTTTGTCGGCAGCGGAGCCGGTCATGATGATTTTTATTTCACCTTTTTCGACGTCTTTGCTGTGCCATTTCGGGCGTAATGCTACTAAGGCATCATATAGTTTTACGCATATTTCACGGCTCATGGCCACAATCATCGCTTTACCGTTCATTGTGGCATTACGCGCCTCGAAATGTTGAACCAAATCAGCGGCTACCTGATTGATGCGCGGCTCAGAACCGACCAGTTTTTCCAGGCGGCTCCAGTCCCCTTTGGTTTTCTCTTTTTGCGCAACCTCTTCATCTTCAACTAACTCATCCACTTGATTAGACAGCGTTTCTAGCTCTTCGTGGTTGAGATCGAGTTTTGCCAGACGAGATTCATAATAGATAGGCACGGTTGCGCCATCTTCCACGGCATCCTGAATATCGTAGATTGAGACGTAATCACCAAACACCGCTCGGGTATCTTTATCTTCGGAAGAAACTGGGGTTCCGGTAAAACCCATAAACGACGCATTGGGTAACGCGTCGCGCATATGTTTGGCGTAACCGTACTTATAAGCGCCTGTTTCTCGGTTCAACGTGGCGCTAAGGCCATACTGACTGCGGTGCGCTTCATCGGAAATGACGACGATATTACTGCGCAGGTTGAGCACTGGGTGTGTCTGTTCTCCGTCCAGCGGGGCAAATTTTTGCACAGTGGTAAAAATAATCCCGCCTGATTCACGGGCATTAAGCATTTCGCGGAGCTGATCGCGGTCGTTCGCCTGCAATGGCTCCTGCTTCAGCAGATCCTGCGCCTGGCAGAACGTGGCATACAGTTGCCCGTCTAGATCGTTACGATCGGTCACCACCACGATGGTTGGGTTGTTCATTTCTGCTTGTTGCAGCAATTTCCCTGCATAGCAGCACATTGAAATGCTCTTACCTGAGCCCTGGGTGTGCCATACCACGCCCGCTTTTTTACTCCCTGGCGTGATGTTGCTACGCAGTTGCAAGTGTTTACCGGTAGAGGCCACAATCGTTGCCGCCACCGCTTCCCGAACGGCATGGAACTGATGATAAGCGGCAATTTTTTTAATCAGTCGATTACCGTCGGTTTCAAACAAAATGAAATAACGAATGTAGTCGAGCAGCAGTTCGCGATTAAAGAACCCTTTCACTATCGTTTCAAGCTGCCACTCAAACAGCGGCTTGTCATCTTCATTAGTTAAGGTTTTCCACGGCAGGAAACGTTCTTCGTTTGCTGTGAGAGAACCGATACGAGCATTGTAGCCATCGCTGATCACCAGCGCTTCATTGCAGATAAACAGATCGCTGAGTTCGTTTTTGTAGGTTTGCAACTGATTAAATGCTGCCCAGATATCGGCATTAGCATCAATCGGGCTTTTCAGTTCAATGACAGCGACGGGCAGACCGTTGATATAACCGATGACATCCGGGCGACGTACCTGCTTAGTTCCCTGGATGGCGACCTGATTCACCACTGTAAAGCGGTTATGCTTCGCGTAGTTGAAATCCATCAGTAGGGCTTTATCGTGGATAATCTTATCGCCCTGTTTATACTGCACCGGCACGCCGTCTAGCAGCAGGTGATGGAAGGTTTTGTTACTGACGACCAGATCCGGGCTTTGCGCATGAGCGATACGCAGTATTACCTCATCCAACACGGCAACCGGGAGATGTGGGTTAATCTTTTGCAACTGTTCCAGTAACACCGGACGCAAAAAAACATCATGGAACGAAGCACGCAGCGGATTGCCGCCATCTGGCGCAATATCCGGTCCGTGCAATACTTCCCAGCCCATTTCAGCAAACCATTGAAGGCTTTGCTGTTCTAAATCGTCTTCGCTCAGCATCAGGCTTCCCCTGTCTCAAATTCTTCCGTATCTTCCGGCGTGTTTGAAATAGCTTTGAGCGCAATATTCAGCGGGGCAATAAAGGGATCGAGTGCTTTTTCAAACGCAGTCAGGTTTACCAACAGCCAGTCGATCATCGCTGACCAATTGCTCTCATCAAGGCTAGTCGCAAACGTGGCGAAAGAGATACGGCAGGATTTTTTACCTGGTAAAGGTTCCCACTTAAGCGCATGGCCGAAGGTGCTATCAATCATCTCTTTACGCTCATACAGCCAATTAAACGCAAAGGTATTGCTCTCCGCAGAGGCTTTGGCAATCCATAGCTCGACGCGAATCTCTTTTTTACTGAAAATCAAGTTATACGACACCGCACTAATACCAGACCCAGCACTGAGCCAGTGGTCGGTAGAGGGGCTGATATTGTTATACAACGTACACGTGCTGGCTTTCAGGCGTTCGAGCATTTTGGTCCAAAAGGCTTTACGCAACTGATGCCGGGTTTTCAGTTCGCCGCTGGCTGACTGCTCTTCAGCCTCTTTCTGTGCCATGCCGATCATGTAAGATTCCGCTTCCGGTGTTGGGATCACCTGGCGGATATCGACAAACACCTCGTCATTAAATTTATATGGTTTGACCTTAAAGCACTGTACTCGCAGACCAAACTGCATCAACCACAGGGCGGTATTGGTCACTTCCTTACGGAAGTTGGCTGCCACCATCATCACCCGCTGTGTACGGCTCTGATTGATTTGCACTTCGTCCAGGCTTTCACACTCCAAAAATTCCGCCATCACCTCGGCAGCTGGGCGAGTTTCTTCCGGATCATATTTATCGAGATAGAGTTGGAAAATTTCCAGGATTTGATCTTTACGCAGATTAGCGCAATAGCCCGCGTATTTTAGCGCCTGCCAGATAACGTCGCGCCCGGAGTCATCGAGTTTATTTTCGATAATTACCAGATTGCGCTGTTTATCGATCGCCAGCAGGTCAAGACGCTCTTTGGTGTCGTCAAAACCAGCGAACTCTTTCTGAATAATCAGCAGTTCATCGTCGTTGTCGCGGGTCAGCGCCTGCGGGTTTTTCGCCAGCCATTCTTGTAAATGATAGCGCTCAGTAAAACCAAGACTGCTGAAAGAGACTTCTTGTAGGGAGTGCAGGCTGTTGGTCGGTGTATCGACTTTATACATGTTCCACCTCTTTGACTGCCTGCTCGGCTTCCGGCAGGGTGATTTCGCCCGAGAGGAGTTTGGGGAGGAGAGTGTCACGGAATTGGGTTAACGTTTTATTCTGTGTATTGTTTATTTCAATGAATGAATAATACTTACCAACTGCCTTTGAAAAAGCATCAGAAATCTTCTTATCAGGGCAAATACATTGCCACGCCATAATCGCCGTTTTATCACCACGAGGCATTTTCACTCCTTTAGATGTCAGCATCATGAAATCAAAGAATGACTCTTGATAAAGGAGGTTGTAAATATACTCTACAGTTACAGCATCTCGTGCTTCAAAGGCTAATACATCCGCCGAACGGCCACCGCTATAACGAGCTAACCAAATTTTTTTAAAATAAGGACGAATATTGGAAATCAGAACATGTCCAGTTCTAAAACTTGGAACACTATTTACTGATGGGAATGAAGTGGCTGTAGAAATCCCCGCTCGGTTTTCCAGCATATTTTCAGTAGATATATATGTTTCAGGTGTCAGAGAGGAGACATCTACTTTCCCGTTAGCAAAAATGGCAATGTTACTCAATGGACCAAGACTCCATCCATCCGGAATCCCCAACTCACTCTTCTGCATCGCAGACGGAAACAGTTCTGCCGTGGCTTTTAACTCGACATATTGCTCAGGATGTTCACGCTCAAAAACCATCAGCGCATCAGTCTCTTTACCAGAAATCGCCGTCATGGCGGCAAGTGTCGCATCTTCCTGCGAACCGCCCGCATCCAGCACTGCCATTTTGGCTTTTACCGGTTCAAAATCGACAAACCAGCTTTTGAACAGGGCTTGCGCCATTTTTTCGAGAGTTTGGTTTACTCGATCATTGTTTTTAATTTTCTTATCAAGAGATGATAAAATTTTAGAGATATGGTCTTGAACCTCATTACGAGGCCAAGTAATTTCCAGAGGATGAACGTGGTTTCGATTTAGTGCAGGGTTCGCAGCCCCAACATCCATGCTTTTCAATTGTTTACTTATATTTTTGAAAAAATAATAAACAAAGGATGGATTGTTCCCTTTAAAATCTTTAACCCAAAGAGTTGTATCATGGGGCCAGTAGTCTTCTTCTATAAAAAAGACCGTACCAAGAGTTCCTTTTCGTCCTAATATAACGCCTGGGCCACTGACTTTAGCTACATTGTGATAGCTTGATACCCCTCCGGATGAAACCACCGGAATTCGCCCTTCTTTTTGCTCTTTTTTGGTGATATCAAATCCTCTTTGTAAAGTAATTTGTTCACCAATAGTGGTGTTATAAAAGTCAGAAGTCATAGCCCAGCCCCCCCAGATTCGCCTTAATCTGCGTTTCCAGCGTCGCGCTCTCTTCCAACTGATCTTTAAGCTGCGCCGTCAGTCGCGCCATCTTCTCAGCAAACGGCTCATCGTCTTCTTCTTGCTCAGCAGCACCGACATAGCGCCCAGGAGTAAGCACAAAGTCATTTTTCTGAATATCGTCAATTGTTGCAGAGAAGCAGAACCCAGCTTCGTCTTCATAGCCTTTATCGGCCTGCCAGGCGTGGAAGGTATCGGCAATTTTTGCGATATCCTCGCGAGTGAAATCACGCAGTACACGATCTTTCATATAGCCAATCTGGCGCGCATCAATAAATAGCACTTCACCTTTGCGGTGTGCTTTACCGTTGCCGCCAGATTTATCTTTGGTCAGCAACCAGATACAGGCGGGGATTTGGGTGTTGGTAAACAGCTGACCCGGTAGCGCAACCATGCACTCCACCAGATCGGATTCGATCAACTTCCGACGGATCTCGCCTTCGTTATTAGTGTTGGAACTCATTGAACCGTTGGCCAGCAGCAGCGCCATCGAACCTTTCGGTGCCAGATGATGGATCATATGCTGCATCCAGGCAAAGTTGGCGTTGCCTTGGGGCGGAGTGCCGTATTTCCAGCGCACGTCTTTTTCCAGCTTCGTGCTCCACCACTCCTTCATATTGAACGGCGGGTTGGCCATGACGAAGTCGGCGCGCAAGTCCGGGTGCTGGTCATCCAACAGTGTATCGGCGTTTTTGCTGCCGAAGTTAAAGTCGATGCCACGGATCGCCATGTTCATTGCCGCCAGCTTCCAGGTGGTTGGATTTGACTCCTGGCCGTAGACGGAAATATTGCGTTTCTGTTCGGCAGCGTTGTAATTCTTTTCGCCTGCGTGTTCTTCAATAAAGCGATCGCTGGAAACAAAGAACCCGCCGGAACCCATCGCCGGGTCGTACACCCGCCCGTTGTAGGGTTGCAGCATTTCGACAATCAGGGTCACGATGCTTTTGGGCGTGTAGTACTGACCACCTTGCTTGCCTTCCGCCAGCGCAAACTGGCCGAGGAAATATTCGTACACGTGCCCGAGGATATCTTTGCTTTTTAAGCTGAGCTTTTCACCGTTATATTCCGGGTTACTAAAGTTGGCGTCAGAGAAGGTGTTAATCAGCCCTGTCAGCACCTCGTTACCCAGTTGGTACTGGCTGATGCGGTTCAGAATACCTTTCAGCTTCGGGTTGGTTTTTTCAATTTCATCTAACGCGTTATCCACCAGCCAGGAAACGGAGCGCAGTTTGACGTCAAGCCCAGTGTTTTCATCCACCCACAGCACTGTACCGATCGGCAACATGGCTTTATTTTTCAGCGTTTCCCAGCGTGCAGCTTTAGGCACCCAGAAGACGTTTTTCTCGGTATAGTAATCTTCGACTTCCAGCTCATCCTGAATAGCCTGTGCGTAGTCTTCGTCGGAGTCGTAATCGTCATGCGACATAGCGTAGATGTTGTCCGGGTTACCTACATTGCGGAATAAAGTGGTCAGCTCTTGCTGGCGTGCTTCAAAGGCATCGGAAACATACTTCAGGAAGATCAGCCCCAGAACCACATGCTTGTAGTTGGCGGCGTCCATGTTGGAACGCAGTTTGTCGGCAGCTTTCCAGAATTTGTTATCCAGCTCGTTAAGAAACTGTTGTTCAGCGTTATTCATGAAAATCCTCGGGGTAGATCGCAGCGAAAGAGCAACCATGCCATATCGCAAATTCAGTTTTGGAATGCATTGCGCAAAATGATAACCGGAACGGATACGATTACAAACGACACCGAGTGAAGAAGTTTGCTTTTGAAGGGTAAAAAAGAGGAAACTAGATCACCGTTTCGCTTGTTTATCCTACTTTTATCATTCATTCCTTGAACGGCAGGAGCCATTGAGGGCTCGCGATGCGGTAACGACCATTGCAGCGTATAAATTTTGATTAAAGGTAATCAGAATGTTGTCGATGGTAACTCTGATCACAGATTAATATATTAAACGGATAAAACAATGTCCTGGCTTAATTCCCTCTTAGTGACACTTACGTCTGTGGAACCCCATTGGGTGCCTGTCACTGTTATCGGTCTCGTTAGCTTTGCAGTCGTCTGCTTTATTTACTTTTATTTGATCAGAGCCATTAGAATTGTGAATGGCCTTAAAAAATACACACAATCAATTATCAGCATTGAAAACAATGCTCCAGAGGCCCAGCTTGAACATCTTAAGAACCTGTTTCAGCGGCCTGGACTCAGGCACGCGTGGAATGAGTTCGAAGAATCGTTGCACCCGCAGCGTGAACTGAGTAACGGGGAAGAAAAAATCCTTCGTATTCGCGCCACTGCACCGAGTGCCAGTTTCTTCTCTGAGCAACAATTGATCGATATTCCTTTAAACACCGAATTCTTCAAACACCTGCCCGGAATTCTGACCGGTGTGGGGATTATCGGCACCTTCTATGGTCTGATGATTGGTCTCAACCACTTCGATCCCAGCACACCAGAACAAGTCACCAGTAGTGTCAATAATCTGCTGCACGATGTGTTGTATGCTTTCTTGGGATCTGCGTTCGCTATTTTTGCCTCCATTCTTGTCACCTGGTTGGAAAAGCTATGCATCGCCAAGTGCTACAAATATCTGGAAAAATTCACTGCTGCTCTGGACTCCCTTTATGACAGCGGCGTTGGCGAGGAGTACCTCGCCTCATTGGTAAAATCCAGTAACGAAAGTGCGACCCAGGCACGTCATCTGAAAGAGAGCCTGGTTACCGATCTCCGCGATATGTTGCTGCAACTAACCGAAAACCAGAAAGCCGAAAATGAACGTCTGGCTAATACGTTAAGCACCACTTACCGCGAATCAGGCGCACAATTTGCCGAGCAAGTCAGTGGTGCGATTGAAAACAGTCTGAAGTCGCCTCTGGATAAAATTGCCGGTGCCGTGCAGACGGCCAGTGGCGATCAAAGCGGTATGGTGCAGAACATGCTTCAGGATGTGCTGACGGCATTTATGGCGAAACTCGACACCACCTTTGGCCAGCAGTTCACTAATCTTAATGAAATGATGGGGCAAACTGTTGGCGCGATTCAGACAATGCAAAACGGTTTCGCCACGTTATTACAGGACATGCGTCAGGTGAGCGACGATTCCCGCCAAGGGAGTGCACAACTTATCGAGCAACTGTTATCAGAGATGAAATCTGGTCAGCAAGCTATGCAGGCTGGCATGAATGACATGCTCACCAGCCTTCAGGCTTCAGTGGCTAAGATTGGCGCAGAAGGTGAAGGGGCCGGTGAGCGTATGGCTCGCCAACTGGAGAAAATGTTCGCCGATAGCGAAGCGCGAGAAAAAGCACAGGCAGAGCATATGGCCGCCTTTATTGAAGCCATCCAAAACTCGGTGCAGCAGGGACAGAGTGCCACAATGGAAAAAATGGCGGCCTCTGTCGAGGCGCTTGGTGAACAGTTGGGTAGCTTGTTTGGACAGATCGATAAGGGTCAGCAACAGATTTCAGCGAATCAGCAAGCGAATCAACAGTCCTTGCACGAACAGACGCAGCGAGTGATGAGTGAGGTAGACGATCAGATTAAACAACTGATCGAAACTGTTGCCAGCCAACATCAGGGAACGACTGAAACACTTCGCCTATTTGCGGAACAAACCAACCGACAGATTCAGGATATGCAAAATGGCGCGGACAAAATGCGTGTTGCAGCTGAACGCTTTGAACACGCAGGCGATCGGGTATCGGAAGCAAATCACCTCACTGCTGATGTACTGAATAAAGCGCAATCGGCGGGTTCATCGCTCTCTCTTGCCACCAGCGAACTTACATCTGTAGTGGCCGATTATCGTAACAATCGGGAAGTCGTTAGCAAATCCATTGCTATGCTGGAATTACTCGCCGCTAATACACAGTCTGAACAAACCACGCGTAACCAATTTATTGCCGATCTTAAACAGCACGGTGAACGTCTGCAGAGCTATAACCGGGAAGCACAGGCTTTTATGGAAAATGTCAGTGACGTGCTAGGGAAAGGGTTTGAAGACTTCTCTGAAGGTGTTTCACGTAGTCTGGATAAAACACTGGGTAAACTTGATGTAGAAATGGCGAAAGCTTCCAATCTGCTCGCCGGTTCTGTTGAACAGATTGGAGAAAGCGTCAGCGAGCTTGACGATGTTCTGTCACGCGTGCGTGCGTGAGGGGTGACAGCTGATGTTTGGAAACGCATTTGGCGTTAAAAAACGCCGCAGCGATGAGGCGGAGAAACCATTCTGGATTTCCTATGCCGACCTGATGACGGCTATGATGGTGTTATTTCTGGTCGTTATGGTGGCGTCGCTGAGTTCTGTTACACAGCGCATTCAACGTGTGGAGCAGGGGGAAAAAACAAGGGGGCAGGATATATCCAAATTGTGTGAGCGCTTGGAATTACATGCCCGCAACGTGAATAAAACTATCGTTGTAGATTGCCACGATAACCGCATCAGTTTTGGCGAAGCCGGGCGTTTCGATCACAACCGTTTTTTCCTGAATGCTGAAGGGCAAAAAGCACTCCAGGATGTTGTTCCGCTGGTGCTGGAAGCTGCCGACAGTGAAGAGGGCAAAAAGTGGTTTAAGCAAATCGTCATTGAAGGGTTTACCGACACTGATGGCTCATATCTGTATAACTTACATCTCTCCCTACAGCGCTCTGAATGGGTGATGTGTAGTCTGCTTGATAGCCGCAGCCCACTGCAAAAAGGTCTTTCTGCAGAACAACAGATCCAAATTCGTAAACTTTTCCTTGCAGGTGGCGTCTCCTTCAATAATGCCAAGGAAAGCAAAGAAGCTAGTCGTCGCGTCGAGTTACGTATGCAGTTCTTCGGGCTTAAAGATAAACGAGATAAGGCCGATGAGGTGGATTTTCCCCTTGTAGTTAATAAAGAAGTTTGTCAGTTGGTAATGCCCCAATGACGCCTGCACTCAATTCTCTTTCTCAACGTATTGCCGCTAGGCTTTCTTCCAGTCAACGGGATGACCATTATCTACGTAATGATTTCCATAAGTTGGCCTCCGCTGCTCTAGATATGGAAAAACGGTTTGATAAAGCAGAAAGAATCCCCTTACCGCCTCAAGAAATGCGGCTAGCGGCCCTGCGTCGTCTTCGTCTGGCGGAAGAACTCACGGAACGAGAGTGGCGGATGGTATTTTACGGTCTTGCCGATAACGATCCGTCATATCCTGACCAGCCAATCCTGCTGGAGGATGATGTATTTTTTCCTGAGGTCGACAACGCTATCAAGACGCGGTTGGAATCTAACGCGTTAAAACGCAAGGATTGGGCGGCACTTTGTTCAAGCTATTTTGCTTACCAGCATGAATCACCCGAGACAAACCCGCACTGGTGCGTATTGCGTGGGCATATCGCCCAAGGGTACTTCGTGGTGAAAGCCGCGATACGACGAGAAAAATCATGGATGAAAACCATTGAGTTTTATCATGACATTTTTACCCCACAAGCTGGAGGCGTGATATCCACGCAGTTACTGTCAGGCGAAAGAAACTCACTTTCAGCATTAGAGAAAATTGCGCAAATCCCCGATAGTAGTTGGTTGTGGAAACGCATTTTCACTGTTCTTTTAGCACAATTGGATACTCTTGATGATCCTCTGTTTCTGGACAAACTTAGCTGGTTGTTAGGTCTGGCTGCGCAATGGGTACGTTTTCGTGACGATATAATGACTGCGACCCTGACTCGCTATTACCATTCTATCTATCGCGATCAGGCACATTCAGCGCTGAAGCAGGCTGCGCTGGAATACTGGGATAATCCCCAACTGAAAAGCCAGCAAAATAAGTGGCACCAGTATGTCGCCGAGCCGGTCGCTGCGATGGTACGGGGATGGCTGGCAAAACAAGACCTGACACATTTCTTTGAACTCTTGCGCGGTAATGGCGATGTCGATCAGGCACGATTGCACTACTGGCTTCGTTTCGCCAATCAGATGGGATTTACTCGTATCGTCATGGGGACTGATGCCTGGCAAGATCGTGGTAGCGACTTTGTGAAATTCCGCGACGAGAATAAGGGACGACTGAGCTACTTACGAGGTGGACGTAGCTTTGATAATGCCATGATTATGCAGATCAACGATTATCTGTTCGTTGAGTTTTCCGGGACAGGAAATGCGATGTACGCCTATAGAATAGGTCACGCGCCATTTAATCCTGAATCACGCACGCTTGATATTAACATTCATCTAAAAGACCAGGGACGCTGCGTACTCAGAATGCCTCATGCACCTCGTGCTAAGGGGTATAACAAAGTACGGATAACTGGCTGGATGTTGAAATATGACGATGAGCTGCGCAAGTTGGGTATTCGGTGGATGGCGGAAGAACCCGTTAAGTTTGTCGATAAGAAAACAGCCCCTCCAGCCTCTCTGTCTGCCATTAAAATTATCAATCCGTTGCGTGATACGGCTATACAGCGCTTGGTTGAAGGGACTTCATGTGTCGTCAGCGATAATCGACAAAAAGGTGGCGTGCTGGCCGTACAGCTCAATACACCAGACGACACCATAGAAAGAGAGTTGTTACGACTAGGCTTTGCGCCTGTGGCTAAAGAACCGCATCGTTACTGGATCAAATAATGCTGAAACGCCTGTTAAGTAAACTGACGGGAAACCGTCAGCAAATAGAACGCCACCTAAAGAATAAA comes from Brenneria nigrifluens DSM 30175 = ATCC 13028 and encodes:
- a CDS encoding type I restriction endonuclease subunit R — encoded protein: MLSEDDLEQQSLQWFAEMGWEVLHGPDIAPDGGNPLRASFHDVFLRPVLLEQLQKINPHLPVAVLDEVILRIAHAQSPDLVVSNKTFHHLLLDGVPVQYKQGDKIIHDKALLMDFNYAKHNRFTVVNQVAIQGTKQVRRPDVIGYINGLPVAVIELKSPIDANADIWAAFNQLQTYKNELSDLFICNEALVISDGYNARIGSLTANEERFLPWKTLTNEDDKPLFEWQLETIVKGFFNRELLLDYIRYFILFETDGNRLIKKIAAYHQFHAVREAVAATIVASTGKHLQLRSNITPGSKKAGVVWHTQGSGKSISMCCYAGKLLQQAEMNNPTIVVVTDRNDLDGQLYATFCQAQDLLKQEPLQANDRDQLREMLNARESGGIIFTTVQKFAPLDGEQTHPVLNLRSNIVVISDEAHRSQYGLSATLNRETGAYKYGYAKHMRDALPNASFMGFTGTPVSSEDKDTRAVFGDYVSIYDIQDAVEDGATVPIYYESRLAKLDLNHEELETLSNQVDELVEDEEVAQKEKTKGDWSRLEKLVGSEPRINQVAADLVQHFEARNATMNGKAMIVAMSREICVKLYDALVALRPKWHSKDVEKGEIKIIMTGSAADKEHLQAHIYNKQTQKRLEARFKDLNDPLKLVIVRDMWLTGFDAPCCHTMYIDKPMRGHNLMQAIARVNRVFKDKPGGLVVDYIGIANELKQALKTYTDSKGKGQTTVDAHEAFAILLEKLDVIHGMFAKTPTAAGFDYTGFEEMPQRFLLKAADYVLGLDDGKKRFFDVVLAMNKAWSLCSTLDEAKPLQKEIAFLSAVKVAIIKLTTTDKKFSQSEKNTLLGKILDNAIIATGVDDVFALAGLDKPNIGLLSDEFLEEVREMPQRNLAVELLEKLLNDGIHARTKNNVVQEKKYSERLKAVLLKYNNRAIETAQVIEELIQMAKEFQQAMARDEALGLNPDEIAFYDALAENESAVRELGDDVLKKLAIEVTQKLRQSTTVDWQVRESVRARLRILVRQTLRKYKYPPDKTPHAIELILKQAEVVSNSWTV
- a CDS encoding DUF4268 domain-containing protein is translated as MYKVDTPTNSLHSLQEVSFSSLGFTERYHLQEWLAKNPQALTRDNDDELLIIQKEFAGFDDTKERLDLLAIDKQRNLVIIENKLDDSGRDVIWQALKYAGYCANLRKDQILEIFQLYLDKYDPEETRPAAEVMAEFLECESLDEVQINQSRTQRVMMVAANFRKEVTNTALWLMQFGLRVQCFKVKPYKFNDEVFVDIRQVIPTPEAESYMIGMAQKEAEEQSASGELKTRHQLRKAFWTKMLERLKASTCTLYNNISPSTDHWLSAGSGISAVSYNLIFSKKEIRVELWIAKASAESNTFAFNWLYERKEMIDSTFGHALKWEPLPGKKSCRISFATFATSLDESNWSAMIDWLLVNLTAFEKALDPFIAPLNIALKAISNTPEDTEEFETGEA
- a CDS encoding restriction endonuclease subunit S, with amino-acid sequence MTSDFYNTTIGEQITLQRGFDITKKEQKEGRIPVVSSGGVSSYHNVAKVSGPGVILGRKGTLGTVFFIEEDYWPHDTTLWVKDFKGNNPSFVYYFFKNISKQLKSMDVGAANPALNRNHVHPLEITWPRNEVQDHISKILSSLDKKIKNNDRVNQTLEKMAQALFKSWFVDFEPVKAKMAVLDAGGSQEDATLAAMTAISGKETDALMVFEREHPEQYVELKATAELFPSAMQKSELGIPDGWSLGPLSNIAIFANGKVDVSSLTPETYISTENMLENRAGISTATSFPSVNSVPSFRTGHVLISNIRPYFKKIWLARYSGGRSADVLAFEARDAVTVEYIYNLLYQESFFDFMMLTSKGVKMPRGDKTAIMAWQCICPDKKISDAFSKAVGKYYSFIEINNTQNKTLTQFRDTLLPKLLSGEITLPEAEQAVKEVEHV
- a CDS encoding type I restriction-modification system subunit M, whose amino-acid sequence is MNNAEQQFLNELDNKFWKAADKLRSNMDAANYKHVVLGLIFLKYVSDAFEARQQELTTLFRNVGNPDNIYAMSHDDYDSDEDYAQAIQDELEVEDYYTEKNVFWVPKAARWETLKNKAMLPIGTVLWVDENTGLDVKLRSVSWLVDNALDEIEKTNPKLKGILNRISQYQLGNEVLTGLINTFSDANFSNPEYNGEKLSLKSKDILGHVYEYFLGQFALAEGKQGGQYYTPKSIVTLIVEMLQPYNGRVYDPAMGSGGFFVSSDRFIEEHAGEKNYNAAEQKRNISVYGQESNPTTWKLAAMNMAIRGIDFNFGSKNADTLLDDQHPDLRADFVMANPPFNMKEWWSTKLEKDVRWKYGTPPQGNANFAWMQHMIHHLAPKGSMALLLANGSMSSNTNNEGEIRRKLIESDLVECMVALPGQLFTNTQIPACIWLLTKDKSGGNGKAHRKGEVLFIDARQIGYMKDRVLRDFTREDIAKIADTFHAWQADKGYEDEAGFCFSATIDDIQKNDFVLTPGRYVGAAEQEEDDEPFAEKMARLTAQLKDQLEESATLETQIKANLGGLGYDF